A stretch of the Esox lucius isolate fEsoLuc1 chromosome 2, fEsoLuc1.pri, whole genome shotgun sequence genome encodes the following:
- the LOC105026486 gene encoding troponin I, fast skeletal muscle-like — protein MSDKKMTSSRKQHLKSLLLQIAHGLIQAEAIQALEDKNRYMEENVPSLSIPGSMEELQDLCKKLHQQIDAVDEQRYDLSGKVAKCDKEIEDLKIKVQDLNGKFKKPALKKVRMSADAMLQALLGSKHKVSMDLRSNLKQVKKEVKEEVKDTADWRKNIEDKSGMDGRKKMFESDP, from the exons ATGTCGGA TAAAAAGATGACATCCAGTCGTAAGCAGCATctaaag AGCCTGCTGCTACAGATTGCCCATGGGCTCATCCAGGCTGAAGCAATCCAGGCACTGGAGGATAAGAACAGGTACATGGAGGAGAATGTGCCCTCACTCTCCATCCCTGGATCCATGGAGGAACTCCAG gaTTTGTGTAAGAAGCTCCACCAGCAAATAGATGCAGTGGATGAACAGAGATATGACCTGAGTGGCAAAGTAGCCAAATGCGATAAGGAG ATTGAAGATCTGAAGATTAAAGTGCAGGATCTAAACGGAAAGTTCAAGAAGCCGGCACTTAAGAAAGTGCGTATGTCTGCTGATGCAATGCTTCAGGCTCTGCTGGGTTCCAAACATAAGGTGTCCATGGACCTGAGATCTAACCTGAAGCAAGTCAAGAAGGAGGTCAAGGAGGAG GTGAAAGACACTGCTGACTGGCGTAAGAACATCGAGGACAAGTCTGGCATGGATggcagaaagaaaatgtttgagtcCGACCCATAA
- the LOC105026513 gene encoding troponin I, fast skeletal muscle-like, with protein MSDKKMTSSRRHFLKSLLLQIGASMLQVEAAEAEVEKFRYMEENCPSPDLRVSMAELTDLCRKLSKEIDKVDEERYDMGVKVAKTDKEVEDLKIKVVDLKGKFKKPALKKVRMSADAMLQALLGSKHRVSMDLRSNLKQVKKEVKEEEKDSVGDWRKNIEDKSDRKKMFETTKE; from the exons ATGTCGGA TAAAAAGATGACATCGAGCCGAAGGCACTTTCTGAAG AGCCTGCTGCTCCAGATCGGGGCCAGCATGCTGCAGGTGGAGGCAGCTGAGGCCGAGGTAGAGAAGTTCAGGTACATGGAGGAGAACTGCCCCTCCCCAGATCTCCGGGTATCCATGGCAGAGCTCACG GACTTGTGCAGGAAACTGTCTAAGGAGATTGACAAGGTTGATGAGGAGAGATATGATATGGGAGTAAAGGTGGCTAAGACGGACAAGGAG GTCGAAGACTTGAAGATAAAGGTGGTTGACCTGAAGGGAAAGTTCAAGAAGCCGGCCCTGAAGAAAGTGCGTATGTCTGCTGATGCAATGCTTCAGGCTCTGTTGGGTTCCAAACACAGGGTGTCCATGGACCTGAGATCTAACCTGAAGCAAGTCAAGAAGGAGGTCAAGGAGGAG GAAAAAGATTCTGTGGGAGATTGGCGAAAGAACATTGAGGACAAATCAGACAGAAAGAAGATGTTTGAGACTACTAAGGAGTAG